Genomic segment of Myxococcus stipitatus:
GTTGAGCTTTCGAGTGGACCTGGAGCAGGTCCGAACGCAGTCCCCTGACATGGCCTGTGCGTTCCTGCTAGAGCGCTTTGGCCGTACCACCGATGACGCCACCGTGCTGGTGGCGGACGTGGAGCCGTCATGAGCATCTCGGACCTTCCGCGGCACGCGCGCGAGCTGTCGCGCATTCCCATCATCCCGCTGTGGGGACAGCTCATCGTCCCCCTCCAGGGCGACATCACCGATGCGCAGGCGGCGCAGCTCTGCTCGGATGTGCTGGCCGACATCCAGCGCACGGGCGCCAAGGGCATGGTGGTGGATATCTCCGGCCTGTGGCTGGTGGACAGCCACCTGTGCGCGGTGCTGGCGCGGCTGGCCGGGTCGGCCCGGTTGATGGGGACTCGCACGGTGCTGTGCGGCATGGGCGCGGATG
This window contains:
- a CDS encoding STAS domain-containing protein; this translates as MSISDLPRHARELSRIPIIPLWGQLIVPLQGDITDAQAAQLCSDVLADIQRTGAKGMVVDISGLWLVDSHLCAVLARLAGSARLMGTRTVLCGMGADVALTLQSMGIQLDGVETALGLEEGLALLGIHAVGARTAESEREAAQKLADEMLGLEPVVVPRSSVV